GAAACTGCTCAACATCGATTCAACGTCAGATTCTGAGACCGAGATTGAGCCCTCCAGCGGAGCCGCATGGGCACCACCGACGAAGCCGATGCGATAGCCGGCGAACTCCACGACTTCTCCATGAGCGAAGGACATCTCGGTTGGAAGCGCAGCTTTGAGAAGCTCGGGCACGTCGACGTTTCCAAATGTCGCGTAACCAGATGCCCCGACGAGCGCTTCTCGCATCTCGTCGTATTGGCGGCGAGCGACCCGATTGAATGCGGCCCGGATGTCCCCCTCGAACTCACCAGAAGCCTGGCCCCATAACTCTCGCCAACCTACAAAGTCCTGTCTGGCCCGGAGGGCAGCAACCTGGAGGGCGAAGTCGAGGCCGAGTACCTCGGCCACCATGCCTTCGCCGGTTCGATAGTCGACATAGTTGAGAAAGTCACCGAGGATGATGAGGGGCTCGCCCCGCCTCACCAAACGACGTACCGCCTGGTGATTGCCGTGGAGATCACTGATGATGAGCACTAGGAATGCTGAGCCGACGAGTCACCGGAGGGGCCCGGCGACTCGGAAAGCGGCTCATCATCGACCCGATGTGCGTACCAGGCCGACGCAACCGCGCCAGCCGCAGCTGCCACCACCGACATCCCAGTTGACCAGCCGGCGTACGAGCTGGAAAGACCGGCCATACCGAATCCGAGCACACCAGCCACGACAAGCTTGAAACGCGGAATCCGTCTTTCGGGGTCGAAACGAACCAGCACGTCGGCATCAGCTAGGCCGCGTATGAGTATCCACAAGATGAGCGATGGCAAGCCCAACCCGAACGCTATCCAGTAGATCGGGATCATCAACTACCGCCCAGTTGACTGATCACCATGATGATGATGACAGATACGAGAACGCCTGCCAGGATCGTGATACGCCTCCCGTAGAGCAGCGGCGTGTTCCCATTCGCCAGAGACACGGCATCGACGATGGAAGTGGCCGAAAGACCGAAATAGACCATCCCAAAGAACAGGGCCGCCCCACTTTGCGAAGCACTCGCAAAAGAAGCGGACGCCACGGCTGAAAAGACAATGAGTGCTGCCAGCGTAAGCCCCAGGAGCCCCTCACCGGTCTTGACATGCCCCATCCCCGGCAGGAACAACGCCCAGAGGAGGGCGGTCCGCGGCTCTACATCAGGACTGGAATGTCGCTCGGCGCCGAAGGCGTCATATATGGAGGCACCGCAGACGGTGCACGAGTTGGTATCGAGCGGGTTCGGACTGTCACACGACGTGCATGTCCAGCCTGCTCCGGTTGGATCAGGCTTTGACGCAGCCGCCACAGCCGTTTCCCCGGCGCCCTCGCCTCCCGATGACAGGTTCCCAGAAGGCTGCTCGGCAAGAGCCGTGGCAACTGACGCCGTAAACGGCTCGGAGGCCTCTGGTTTCGAAAACGGCGTGTAACACTGATTGCACCAGATGGCAGTATCAGCGTTGGTCGCTCCGCATGTCGAACATATCAGGCTCATTCCGATCGATAGGGTACCGCAGAACGGGCGTCGGAACGATGTTCTTCGTTCCGGTCACTCGTCCGTGACACAACCCTCGGAAGCCGATTTGACCGTTCGGATGTATCGGGCCAGGGTTCCCCGCTCGGCTTTGAGCGCCGGAGCCGTCCAGGCCGCCCGTCTTGCTGCCATCACGTCCGGGTCGACGAGGAGGTCGATCGATTTGGCCACGGCATCAATCACGATTCGATCTCCCCGTTCGACGAGAGCGATTGGGCCCCCGACCTGGGCTTCCGGGGTGATGTGACCGATGATGAATCCGTGCGACCCACCAGAAAAGCGACCGTCGGTAAGCAGGGCGACTGAATCTCCGAGGCCTGCCCCCATAAGGGTCGAGGTCGGTTGAAGCATCTCTGGCATGCCTGGCCCGCCCTTCGGACCCTCAAACCGGATGATGACCACGTCGCCCGGACCAATTTCGGAACGCTCAAGGGCGGCAAGCATTTCTTCTTCGGAGTCATACGGCTTGGCGGGGCCGTCGAAGAAAAGACCCTCTTTGCCGGTGATCTTGGCGACGGAACCTTCCGGGGCCAGGCTCCCCTTCAGCATCTGGAGATGACCGGTTTCCTTGATCGGAGACGCCCATGGTTGGACCACGGTTTGCCCTGGTGCGAAGCCGGGCAATTCTGCGAGGTTTTCCGCCATCGTCCGGCCGGTAACGGTCATGCAGTCACCGTTCAGTACGCCTTGCTCGGCCAGCAATTTAAGTACCGCCGGCGTCCTGCCAACCGCGTGCAGGTCTTCCATCACGTATCTTCCTGATGGCTTCATGTCGGCGAGGAGCGGCGTCCGGTCGCTGACGTCCTGAAAGTCATCGAGGGTCAGCGTTATCCCCACCGACCGACCCATCGCGATGAGATGGAGGACGGCATTGGTCGAGCCACCCAGCACCATGGTGATGGTCATGGCGTTCTCGAAAGCCTCCCTGGTCATGATGTCACCCGGCTTGAGGTCGAGTTCGAGAAGGTTGCGCATGGCGGCGCCGGCGTCGAAGCACTCCTGGAGCTTGTCAGGGTCGGTAGCCGGCCGCGAGGACGAGTACGGCAGACTCATTCCGAGCGCCTCAATCGCCGAAGCCATCGTGTTGGCGGTGTACATGCCCCCGCAGGCTCCGGCTCCCGGACAGGCCAGGCGGACGATGTCGAGGCGGGCGGCGTCGTCGATGCGATCAGCGAGAAGCTCACCGTAGGACTGAAAGGCCGAGATGATGTCGAGGGGTTCGCCATGCGTTCCGATCCCAGCCCGGATGGTCCCTCCATAGACCATGATCCCTGGCCGGTTGAGCCGACCCATGGCCATGATCGTGCCAGGCATGTTCTTGTCGCATCCCGGCAAGGCGATGAGACCGTCGTACCACTGCGCCCCCATGACGGTCTCGATCGAGTCGGCAATCAGATCACGAGATTGGAGCGAGTACGACATACCGTCGGTCCCCATCGATATGCCATCTGAGACACCAATGGTGTTGAACCGCATCCCGACGAGATCTGCCGCTACGACGCCTTCTTTGACCTTGGCGGCAAGATCATTGAGGTGCATATTGCACGAGTTGCCTTCATACCACATGGACGCAATTCCCACCTGGGCTTTGTCCATGTCCTCACGGGTTAGCCCGGTGGCGTAGAGCATCGCCTGTGAGGCGCCTTGGGACGGTGGTTGGGTGATGCGGCGGGAGTATCGATTCAGTTCGGCCATAACCGTGAGGTTACCCTGAGTGGCGCGACCGCGACCAACTATCGAGCAACTCGGGAGGTTGAGACCTGACGACTCCAGGAATCCCACATCCACATCGGAGCCAGGCGAAAGAATCAAGGGAGCGGGCCGTGTGAATCGCCACATGGCGCTCGTTCAGGGAGAAGAGACGGTTGCCGGTACACTGAGAACATGGCGCGCTACCTCATTGACGCCCCCACCTTGCTGCACCTCCTTGACCAGAACCTGCGCGTCGATCCCAACCATCAACTCGTCGCTCCGAACACCATCCGTTCCGACGCACTCCAACTGTTGTTGGACGACGTCCGCCACGGCAAACGCACCGAGAAGGCCGCCCTGGAGACACACGAACGATTGACGGGACTTAAGATGCGACTGCTCGGGGATCGAGTTTCACGCGGTCTGGCGTGGCGCATCGCACTCCAACACGATTGGGAGACTCTGCGCGACGCGGAATACCCGGCGATCGTCGACCTCCAGGCCGACGCCCTGGTCACTATCGATCCCGATCTCGCTGCCAAGGCAGAAGATATCGTGGCGGTCGCCCCTCTCCAATCCCTGTTCGCCAGCAGCTAGCGGGAGCCACAGCACCGACGGGACCACGGCAGAACCCGCTCTCGCTCCGGCGCATCGGCCAGCAGGCGGCTCGGCGACGCGTAACCATCGGGTCAATCGTCTGCGGGATCTCCGGACGTGTTGAAAGCCCCGTCTCGTTGTCGGCGACGAAGCAGGACACCAAAGGCAATCAGGACGAACGGAAAGATCCACCATCGGGCCTGAAAACGCTCAACGTTGTCTGCAACCGACCTGCTCGCCGGCGTGCCAGCCGTTGGGGCAAGGATGTTCCCGTCCGCACCGATTGGACCTGATCGCTCGATCCCCAGTGCCAGGGCGGTGGATCGAACCTCTTCGGCGGTCCAGGAGCCTTCACACGAGCCAGTCCAGAGTTCTCCGGACTCCAACGGAACCAGCACAAAACCCGACGGCTCCGTGGGCAACGAATCAAAGCCGCAAGCGGCACTGCCGCCAACCGCCGTTCGGACTCGCACCGGCGATTCAAGACTGTGCGAGCGATACACGTCTGATAGTTCGATGGTCAGAGTTCCTGCGATCGGGAACGAGCCTTCGACCACCATCTCCCCAACGATCCCGCCCACAACGACAACCGCCGTATCGGGCGAATTGAACGCTTCTGACAGCTTCGGTTGCGAGCAATAGCAAGCCTGAGCCGGATGGTGACTGCCAATACCAATGAAACCCGCGACGAGTATCACGACGAGGGCGCGAAGTCCGATGCGGGTCATCTGGCCTCCTGAAGGGCCACGTCGATTTCTCGCTTCACCTCATAAAGGGTCTCATCATGCCGCGCCTGCTCAAGTGACGCCACCGAATCCGACCCTCCAATGCGACCCAACGCCCAGGCAGCGTGTTGACGTACGATGGACGATGGGTGTCCAAGATAGGGAACGACCTGGTCGACCAGTGTCGGATCTCCACTGTTGCCCGCCACGATGAGAGCATTGCGACGGACATACTTCGGATCTCGTTTCGGGATGTACCAGCGGTCAAACCGATCGAGCAGCTCTTGATCCGAAGCGCCGAGTAACCAGCGGATGTCGACCATGCCCCGGGCCAGCGTGGCGGAGTCCAGCAGGCGGATTCCTGGCGGGCAGGCATCGAGGCAGTCATCGCACCCGTACAGCCGATCCCCCATCGCTTCTCGATACTCGGCCGGGATGACCCCGGGTGCCTGAGCCCAGGCTGCCAGACATCGGCGGGCGTCAAGCACTCCGGGCGCAACGAGCGCTCCGGTCGGACACGCCGGAATACAGGCATCACATGTGCCGCAGTCGCGCTTCATGGGCTGCGTGATTTCAAGGAGCGCATCGGTGACCACGGACCCGATCAACACCCAGGGACCGACTTTGGGGGCGAGCACCATCGTGTTCTTCCCCCACCAGCCGACTCCCGCCCGGACGGCGGCGGCCCGGTCAACGAGTCGATTGTCATCGGCAATCACTTCGGCTCGCCAGCCCTCCGCTCGCAAGGCGTCCGCGACGATTTCCAGGCCGGCGACGAGCGGTTGATAGGCATCATCAACGGCGAATCGAGCGACCACCGCCGACACCGGAGCGTGTTCCGGGGTGCCGGATTCGGGAACGTAGGAGCGGATGCCGACGACCAGACGCTCTGCCCATGGATAGGTACGACGGATATCGGTCGACACTTCCGGTTGGACGTAGGTGAACCCGAGCTTTCCGTTGAGTCCCTCCGACTTTCGATCGGTCAACGTTTTGGCCACTTCGGTAAACGGGTCGGCCAGGCACACTCCGATGGCATTCAAGCCGCCTTCGACGGCCCGTTGATTGAGTCGGTGCTGGTCCACAGACCCAGTCTGGCATGCCTATGACCGTGCCAGAGGGCCGGGAATGCGGTGAGATGAGCAAGCCAAAGTGGATACAGATGGTCCGAAGGTACTTCCCTACCTTCGGACCATCTGTTTTGCCAGCAGTAACGCCAGTGCGCAATCTCAAGAATCTGGTTCTGTTACTGGTCAGAAACCCGGATTCCGGAGACCCTTGGACCTAGCCCGCTCAGGCCGAACGTTCCACCTCTATCCCCCGTTCGACCGCTGGGACTAACCGCAATGGCGCCACCAGGCCCACCTCCGCAAGGTTTCCCAATGCTTCGGACTCCGCCTTGACCAATCGGACAGGATGATCGGTGATATGCAACAGAGCTGTTACCACGCAGTCATCACACGCATCCGTGTGCTGCATGACACAGTCGTCGCAATCGATGACCATCGAGCCCTCGGTCTTGTCCTGGTTCCATCTGGCATCCATACCCACACAGTATCGAGGGGGTGTGACAAAAAACGGCCCGACCCTTCCGGACGATGGTCAGCGGGTCCGTAACCATTCGGCGAACGCCTCTGACCACAGAACGAGGGTGCCGGGGGCTACCCCGGAGTGGATCTCGCGATCGGTGCTGATTACCACGACATCACCTTGCCTCTGCTTGGAAAGGCGCCGAACTTCCTCATCGGCGTCGGCGACAAACTTTCGCTCGACGCCGGACGCGGCCGGGCCTTCGGTGGCTTCTTCGGTGGAGTCCCAAACAACGGTGATCCGCATCGGGCCGGACGCCCGAAGCCCCATGCCGGCGAGCCCGTAGGCCACTTTCGCCCTGGCGGTCGGTGTCGAAAACCCGGCTCCGTCGACATGGAAAGAGACGTTGTAGCCGTCGACGATCACCCAGGTGGGCTGGGACCGGCCGAGGAGATAGCCAATCGCCGCGGCCGAATCCGGCGTGATGCCTTGAGGGAGCCGGAGTTCATCACCGGTAGTCGCCTGAGTCGTCCCGCCTTGACTTGCGATACTTGCGTCGGTGGCAAGCACCGCGTCGGGTCGGGCGGTGACCATAAGCCTGTCGAGTTCACGAGCGAGCGACACGGGATCTGCCGACCGGCCACTGGAGTCTCGGGATTCGGCGTTCGGAATCGCCCGTCGGGCCTTGAGGAGGTCGGCTCTCGTCTTTTCGAGTCGCATCTCACGGTCCGCCAACTGGTCGGAAAGAGCAAGATTTAGATCCCTAAGTTCCTGAATCAACCGCGATTGGTCAGGCGCCGGGTGTCGAGCCGGTTTTTGTTCGTCCCGGAGCTCGGCGATGGCTTGTCGATGGTCGGCACGCTCCCCATCAAGCAGAGCCTGGATCGCCTTGGCCTTGTCCTTCGCTTGATCGCGCTGCAGAGCCAACCCTTCGATATCTCTGGTGAGTTGGCCGATCAGCCGCTGGTCGGCACTTGAGGCATCTTCGGCAACCAGACCGTCCAGCTCCGTTTCCCATCCATCCAGCCGTTCCAAGAACAGACGGGACGGTCCATTGTTCTCCTCCGGCAACTCCTCAAGGGCTTTGACACGCAGCCATTCGTGCTCATCAAGCGCTTCGATCAATGTTCGTTCGAGCGGAGCGGGCAGCCACCTGGCAGAGGACGCCGCAATGCGCCGTAGTCGGGGTGGTATCTCGACTGGTTCCAGTTCGTTCAGGGCGCGGCGAGCGGCAGACACCGCTTCCGTAACCAGCTTGCCGTCCATACTGCCATTGTGCCAGGTCCGCAACGCCATGTTGACCTAACCGGGCGTGGCTGCAATACTCGGCTCTGATATGCAGATCACGACGATCGTACTTAGGTAGACACACACGTCACATCCCGACGTGTGTGTTGATGAGCCCTCCGGGAACGGGGGGTTTTTTGTTGCCGGAAAGGGCCACCATGCCAACTATCAGCGGAGCACAAGCACTGATCAAAGCCTTGGAGTTTGAGGGCGTTGACGTAATGTTCGGACTGCCGGGCGGAGCAATCCTCCCCGCCTACGACCCCCTTTATGACTCCCCCATAAACCATATTCTCGCTCGACATGAGCAGGGAGCCGGCCACATGGCCTCTGGATACGCCTGGGCCACGGGGCGCGTCGGCGTCTGTATGGTCACCTCTGGTCCAGGTGCCACCAATCTCGTTACCGCACTTGCTGACGCGCTGATGGACTCGGTCCCCATGGTCGCCATCACCGGACAGGTGGCCACGACGTCGGTCGGCAATGACGCCTTTCAAGAGGCGTATACGACCGGCATCACGATGCCGTGCACAAAGCACAACTACTTTGTGACCGACGCCAATGACCTCGCCAACGTCGTTCACGAGGCCTTCTACATCGCCCGCTCGGGACGCCCTGGTCCGGTGCTCGTCGACGTTCCCAAGGACGTCCTCAATGCCCAGATCGAATGGAAAGACCCGACCGCTCTCGACCTTCCTGGTTACAAACCAACGGTTACCCCTCATCCGCGCCGTATCAAAGAAGCGATTCGCCTCATCGAGCAAGCCGAACGGCCAGTGTTGTACGTGGGGGGCGGGATCATCAAGGCCGAGGCTTCCGACGAACTTCGTCAACTCGTCAGCGCAATGAATATCCCGGTGGTGACCACGCTGATGGGTCGGGGCGTCGTGGCCGATTCCCATCCGCTCACCCTCGGAATGCCGGGTATGCATGGGACGTACACCGCAACAACCGCCATTCAGAAGTCCGATGTTCTCATTGCCCTTGGGGTCCGGTTCGACGATCGGGTGACCGGTGACCCCGACTTCTTCGCCCCGGACGCGAGGGTGATTCACGCCGACGTCGACCCAGCCGAGATCGGGAAGGTCCGCGAGGCCGAAGTCCCGATCGTGGGAGATGCCAAAGCGGTCATCGAGGCGATGCTCGAAGAATGGGGCGACCGGCCAGCCCCTGAGCGGGCTACCTGGCTGGAACAGCTCCACCGATGGCAGCGCGAAAAAGGGCTCAAATACGATCAGCAGCCAGACGGCAAGATCAAACCCCAGTTTGTGATCGAGGAACTGCATCGGATCACGGGAGGAAACGCCATCGTAGTGTCAGGCGTTGGCCAACATCAGATGTGGGCTTCACTCCATTGGGGCTTTGAGAAGCCTCGCACCTGGATCAATTCCGGCGGGCTCGGCACAATGGGCTACGCGGTGCCTGCGGCTGTCGGTGCCAAAGCCGGTATGCCAGACGAGCTCGTCTGGGCGATCGACGGTGACGGATGCTTCCAGATGACCTCTCAGGAGCTCATCACGGCGGCCGTTGAAGGTATCCCGGTCAAGATCGCTTTGATCAACAACTCACAGCACGGCATGGTTACGCAATGGCAGCGCCTCTTCTACGGTGGCCGACTTTCAGCTAGCCAGCTAGGCGTTGGAGCCGTCGACTACGTCATGCTGGCTGAGGCAATGGGATGTGCCGGCATCCGGGCCGAAACCCCGGGCGAGGTCGCACCGGCCATTGAAAAGGCCATGAGTATCAACGACCGCCCGGTCGTCGTCGAGTTTGTGGTCGACCGCGACGAAATGGTCTTCCCGATGGTTCCGGCCGGCGGGTCAAATGACATAGTCTTGCTCGGACCGGAGGACCTCTAGATGCAACACACACTCAGTGTTCTTGTCGAAGACAAGGCAGGCGTGCTCGCCAGGGTTTCATCGCTGCTGGCCAGACGCGGCTTCAACATCCACTCGTTGGCGGTCGGTCCCACCGCCGAAGCGGGCATGTCGCGAATGACCATCGTGGTTGAGGCACCCGAACTTGAACAGGTCAAAAAGCAGCTCCACAAACTCATCAACGTGGTCAAGATCACCGAACTGGACAGAGAACGGTCGGTCGAGCGAGAGATCATGTTGGTGCGGATCAGCACGACAAGCGGCGCACGATCAGACGTGCTCGAAATCGGTGCCATCTTCAAAGCAACAGTGATCGACGTCGGTCAGAGCTCTATCACGTTTCAGGTAACCGGCACCCCCGCCAAGCTGTCGGACTTCTTCGAACTGGTTCGCGCATACGGCGTGATCGACATGGCAAAGTCCGGTCGGATCGCCCTGAGCCGTGAGAACAAGGCCCGCAAACTGAAAGCCGTCGGACAATGACAAGCACTGGCGTACCCGGCTGGCTCCTTATCTAGCCGACCGGATTCAATCCGTGTCGGCATCTCGTGAATTCCTCAGCCGAGTCTTTTAAGGAGCAACCCAACATGTCAGACCGCTTAATCATCTTCGATACGACACTGCGCGACGGAGAGCAAGCACCCGGAATCGCCCTCACCCCAACCGAAAAATTGACGATCGCTCATCAACTGGCCGCCCTGAAGGTCGATGTCATCGAAGCCGGCTTCGCCGCCTCATCGGACGGAGACTTCGAAGCAGTATCGAACATCGCCCGAGAGGTCCGAGGTCCGGTCATCGCCAGCCTTGCTCGCTGCCACCCCGATGACATCGACCGCGCCAACGATGCACTGAGGCACGCTGAGAAGTACCGGATCCATGTCTTTCAATCAACCTCGGCCATCCACATGGAACGGATGCTCAGGATGAGTCCGGACGACGTTATGAAGTCGGTCGTCGAAGGCGTAACCAGGGCTCGCGGCTACGTCGATGACGTCGAGTTCTCCCCTCAGGATGCCACCCGAACCGACCCGGAGTTCCTGATTGCGGTGTGTCGGGCGGCGGTGGATGCTGGGGCGACCACCATCAACGTTCCCGACACAGTTGGTTACGCGACGCCGACCGAGTTCGTCGAACTCCTCGGACAGGTGTATGCCGAAGTCACCCGGGGCCGCGACGACATCATCGTGTCAACCCACTGCCATAACGACCTTGGCTTGGCCGTTGCCAATTCCCTGTCGGCGATCCATGCTGGCGCTCGCCAGATCGAATGCGCCATAAACGGGATCGGCGAGCGAGCCGGCAACACGTCGACCGAGGAAGTAATCATGGCGGTCAAGACCAGGGAGGACCAGTACGGAGTGGAGATCGGAGCCGACTCAAGGCAACTGTTCGATACCTCCCGACTCGTCTCTCGCCTGACCGGATACCCGGTGCAGTTCAACAAAGCCGTCGTTGGCCGTAACGCCTTCGCCCACGAATCGGGGATTCACCAACATGGCGTTCTGCGGGATCGTTTGACCTATGAAATCATGGACCCGGCGGCAGTTGGCCAGTCAGGCACCCAGATTGTGCTCGGCAAGCACTCAGGGCGCGCCGGCTTCCAAGATGCTCTGAACAAGATCGGTGTGTCGCTCGAAGACGAGGATTTCCAACGGGCATTCAACCGTGTCAAGGAATTGGCCGATAGGAAGGTGGAGATCAACGAAGAGGAGCTCCGCCTGATCGTTTCAGACACACCCCAAGGTGAAAACGCAGTTCAGTTCGTCGGGATGCATGTAGCGGGTGGCCACGACATCACGCCGGCCGCCACGGTAACCCTGCTCTTGAACGGCCGCCAGGAGTCATTCTCCGGAACAGGCGACGGCATGGTTCATGCCGCGTTCGCGGCTCTCCAACAGGGTTTCGGGGTTACCGCCGGACTCATCGATTACCGCGTGGTCCCCGTCACTGCCGGAGCAGACGCCATGGCTGAAGTCAACGTCGTGATCGGAGTCGACGGCCACACGTACTCGGGTCGAGGCATTGACACCGACGTCGTGGAGGGATCGGCACGAGCTTTTGTCGCTGCGCTCAATAAGTCCGTAGGATCCAAGCCCAAGGAGGCATGAGCATGGATACCTACAAGATCGCTTCGATTGATGGCGATGGCATTGGCCCGGAGGTCATGGAGCAGGCCCGCAAGGCGCTTGCCGCCGCCGGCGACCGGTTCAAATTCGATCTGGAGTACACCCACTTCGATCTGGGTGGCCATCGGTATCTGACCACCGGAGAGGTTCTACCCGATGACGAGCTAACGCAGATCCGTAGTCACCACGCCATCCTGTTGGGAGCCGTTGGTACTCCCGACGTCCCACCGGGCGTTCTTGAGCGCGGTTTGCTCCTCCGGATCCGGTTCGAATTCGACCAGTACGTCAATCTCCGACCCGTGAAACTGTATGAGGGAGTCCCCACCCCAATCGCCGGCCTGACACCCGATCGGTGCGACTTCCTGGTGATCCGCGAGAATACCGAGGGCTCATACGTCGGGTCCGGTGGCTTTTTCCGCAAGGGGACCCCATACGAGATCGCCACCCAGAACTCGATCAACACCCGCCACGGAGTCGAGCGGGTGATCCTGAACGCTTTCGAACGGGCAACCAAGCGCAACAACAAGCTCACCGTTGCCCACAAGACGAACGTCATGGCCTTCGCCGGAGACTTGTGGTGGCGCACCGCCCAAGAACTGGCTCCTCAGTTCCCGCACGTCGAACTTGAGTATGTCCATGCAGACGCGCTCTGTCTCCACATGATCAATACGCCCGAACGCTACGACGTCATCGTCACCGACAACCTGTTCGGTGACATCGTGACCGACCTTGGTGCAGCCATCCAAGGTGGCCTTGGCATGGCTGCCTCCGGCAACATCAACCCCGCCCACGGAGCTCCCTCGATGTTCGAACCTGTTCATGGGTCGGCCCCTGACATCGCCGGCAACGGCTGGGCCAACCCGGTGGCCGCCGTCTTATCCGCGGCCATGTGCATGGACGACCTTGGCCAACCAGAGGCGGCGATTGCTCTCGAAGTCGCGGCAACATCCGTTCTCCCACAGCTCAAGTCGATGGGCGGTCCCAATATGGGAATGTCAACCGACCAGATCGGCGACCTGATCGCCGAACGCGTCGCCGGGTAACAACCTACGGCCGACAATCGAGTGGTCATTGAACGGTTTGAACGCCCCAAGCCGTCGCTTTCGCAGCGTTGCGCCAACAACAACGTTCGATTGATCAGGACCGGTGTTGGCTGACGGTTCCGCAGCGATGCGACGACACGAGGGCAAACTTCGGGTCAGTATTTGACCTTGTCACGGTCTTATGGAATAACGATTGCTCAACGAAGCAGCGACGCCAGGGCACAGCAGGGTCCGTCGAGACGGTTCGACGGTCTTATGGAATGACACTTACGCAACGACGCAACGACGGCGGCCTAGGCGTCACCGGGAACGGGCTCCCCTGTCGGTCCCTCCAGCGAAACGAAGTGGAGCGTCCGGGGGGAAGGGCCCCATCACCGTAGGCGATGGGTAGGGGGGCTCGCCGCCAAACAACGGCACGCTCAACGACACAACGACACAACGACACAACGACACAACGACACAACGACACAACGACACAACGACACAACGACACAACGACACAACGACACAACGACACAACGACACAACGACACAACGACACAACGACACAACGACACACCGACCC
This Acidimicrobiia bacterium DNA region includes the following protein-coding sequences:
- a CDS encoding zinc ribbon domain-containing protein → MSLICSTCGATNADTAIWCNQCYTPFSKPEASEPFTASVATALAEQPSGNLSSGGEGAGETAVAAASKPDPTGAGWTCTSCDSPNPLDTNSCTVCGASIYDAFGAERHSSPDVEPRTALLWALFLPGMGHVKTGEGLLGLTLAALIVFSAVASASFASASQSGAALFFGMVYFGLSATSIVDAVSLANGNTPLLYGRRITILAGVLVSVIIIMVISQLGGS
- the ilvN gene encoding acetolactate synthase small subunit, yielding MQHTLSVLVEDKAGVLARVSSLLARRGFNIHSLAVGPTAEAGMSRMTIVVEAPELEQVKKQLHKLINVVKITELDRERSVEREIMLVRISTTSGARSDVLEIGAIFKATVIDVGQSSITFQVTGTPAKLSDFFELVRAYGVIDMAKSGRIALSRENKARKLKAVGQ
- the queG gene encoding tRNA epoxyqueuosine(34) reductase QueG, with the protein product MDQHRLNQRAVEGGLNAIGVCLADPFTEVAKTLTDRKSEGLNGKLGFTYVQPEVSTDIRRTYPWAERLVVGIRSYVPESGTPEHAPVSAVVARFAVDDAYQPLVAGLEIVADALRAEGWRAEVIADDNRLVDRAAAVRAGVGWWGKNTMVLAPKVGPWVLIGSVVTDALLEITQPMKRDCGTCDACIPACPTGALVAPGVLDARRCLAAWAQAPGVIPAEYREAMGDRLYGCDDCLDACPPGIRLLDSATLARGMVDIRWLLGASDQELLDRFDRWYIPKRDPKYVRRNALIVAGNSGDPTLVDQVVPYLGHPSSIVRQHAAWALGRIGGSDSVASLEQARHDETLYEVKREIDVALQEAR
- the ilvD gene encoding dihydroxy-acid dehydratase; protein product: MAELNRYSRRITQPPSQGASQAMLYATGLTREDMDKAQVGIASMWYEGNSCNMHLNDLAAKVKEGVVAADLVGMRFNTIGVSDGISMGTDGMSYSLQSRDLIADSIETVMGAQWYDGLIALPGCDKNMPGTIMAMGRLNRPGIMVYGGTIRAGIGTHGEPLDIISAFQSYGELLADRIDDAARLDIVRLACPGAGACGGMYTANTMASAIEALGMSLPYSSSRPATDPDKLQECFDAGAAMRNLLELDLKPGDIMTREAFENAMTITMVLGGSTNAVLHLIAMGRSVGITLTLDDFQDVSDRTPLLADMKPSGRYVMEDLHAVGRTPAVLKLLAEQGVLNGDCMTVTGRTMAENLAELPGFAPGQTVVQPWASPIKETGHLQMLKGSLAPEGSVAKITGKEGLFFDGPAKPYDSEEEMLAALERSEIGPGDVVIIRFEGPKGGPGMPEMLQPTSTLMGAGLGDSVALLTDGRFSGGSHGFIIGHITPEAQVGGPIALVERGDRIVIDAVAKSIDLLVDPDVMAARRAAWTAPALKAERGTLARYIRTVKSASEGCVTDE
- a CDS encoding acetolactate synthase large subunit — encoded protein: MSPPGTGGFLLPERATMPTISGAQALIKALEFEGVDVMFGLPGGAILPAYDPLYDSPINHILARHEQGAGHMASGYAWATGRVGVCMVTSGPGATNLVTALADALMDSVPMVAITGQVATTSVGNDAFQEAYTTGITMPCTKHNYFVTDANDLANVVHEAFYIARSGRPGPVLVDVPKDVLNAQIEWKDPTALDLPGYKPTVTPHPRRIKEAIRLIEQAERPVLYVGGGIIKAEASDELRQLVSAMNIPVVTTLMGRGVVADSHPLTLGMPGMHGTYTATTAIQKSDVLIALGVRFDDRVTGDPDFFAPDARVIHADVDPAEIGKVREAEVPIVGDAKAVIEAMLEEWGDRPAPERATWLEQLHRWQREKGLKYDQQPDGKIKPQFVIEELHRITGGNAIVVSGVGQHQMWASLHWGFEKPRTWINSGGLGTMGYAVPAAVGAKAGMPDELVWAIDGDGCFQMTSQELITAAVEGIPVKIALINNSQHGMVTQWQRLFYGGRLSASQLGVGAVDYVMLAEAMGCAGIRAETPGEVAPAIEKAMSINDRPVVVEFVVDRDEMVFPMVPAGGSNDIVLLGPEDL
- a CDS encoding 2-isopropylmalate synthase; translation: MSDRLIIFDTTLRDGEQAPGIALTPTEKLTIAHQLAALKVDVIEAGFAASSDGDFEAVSNIAREVRGPVIASLARCHPDDIDRANDALRHAEKYRIHVFQSTSAIHMERMLRMSPDDVMKSVVEGVTRARGYVDDVEFSPQDATRTDPEFLIAVCRAAVDAGATTINVPDTVGYATPTEFVELLGQVYAEVTRGRDDIIVSTHCHNDLGLAVANSLSAIHAGARQIECAINGIGERAGNTSTEEVIMAVKTREDQYGVEIGADSRQLFDTSRLVSRLTGYPVQFNKAVVGRNAFAHESGIHQHGVLRDRLTYEIMDPAAVGQSGTQIVLGKHSGRAGFQDALNKIGVSLEDEDFQRAFNRVKELADRKVEINEEELRLIVSDTPQGENAVQFVGMHVAGGHDITPAATVTLLLNGRQESFSGTGDGMVHAAFAALQQGFGVTAGLIDYRVVPVTAGADAMAEVNVVIGVDGHTYSGRGIDTDVVEGSARAFVAALNKSVGSKPKEA